AGGACAGCGAGTCTGAGGAAGACGACagtgaagatgaggaggatgaAGAGTTTGAGCCTCCCAAAGTCACAAAAATGGGAGCCACTCCCGCCAAGCAAGACtctgaagatgaggaggaggaggaggaggaggaagatgaggacagTGATGAGGACGAAGAAGATGAGGATGGTAATAATTGTTTCTATTCTGATCATGGTAAAGAACTTTGTTAGCAGAGTCATAAGCTCTGCCTGGAGTGAGATTCTTTCAGTGGAGGCTGCATTCCCTGAAATCAGCCACCCAGGGCATGATCCTGGGCAGATAGCGCCcccaacctcccctccccccagcatcTCTGGGTCCTTCTCTCTCAGGACAAGGGACCTTTCAGGTTCCATCCCTAGTGCACTTGTTGATTCAGATCTGATAGAGTTAGGGTGTTTCCTGGAAATTTCATAATCAATAGGAAGGGTTGGTATTCTTTCATCTTGGTTCTTTCCCTCATGGGAGATAGTCAAGTCAAGGTGTTGTTTTTAGACTCTGAGGAAGAAGCCATGGATACCACACCTGCCAAGGGGAAGAAGGCCAAGGagtctgaggaggaggaggaggaggaagatgatgacGAGGacgatgaagatgatgaagatgaggaggaagaggaagaagaagaggaggaggaggaggaagaggaagaggaggaaggtaaAAATTAGAGAAATCTTAGGCCAGTGGGTGCATCCAGGTGTGAGTTTGTCTGGCCCAGTGCTCAGGCATTGGCTGGGTGGCACTAGAAGTGGACTGGCACAAGATGTGCTCATGAGCCTACTGGTCTTTTCTTTCAGTGCCTGTGAAAGAAGCAcctggaaagaggaaaaaggaaatgggcaAACAGAAGGCTCCTGAggccaagaaacagaaaatggatGGTAAGTGCTGCCTAAAGCAGGCACCTAGAGGGACAGGGGCAGCACAAGTGATGATCTGACAAGGGACTTAATTCTGAAGTCTGATGGACAGACACACTGTAAGCAGCTGATGTGCTCATGGTGTCCTGGGCATCCGGTCTCTGCAGTAGGCACTTCCCCTAACCCAAGTTACTTTTTTGCCGCAGCTGAAGCATCTACAAATTTCAATCTCTTTGCTGGCAACTTGAACTTCAACAAAAGTGCAGCTGAGCTCAAAACTGGCATCACCGACTTTTTTACCAAAAAGGATCTCACTGTTGTGGATGTCCGCATTGGTGCCACCAGGTAAGTGGCCTGGGTATTTTTCATTTATGAGGACCCCGGTGCATTTGACAAGGTGAACACGTTGGTCTTTGCTTAGCAGATTTAGTCAGAACACTTAGCTCAACAGATTTGATTTGAACCACCAGAGAGGCATCCCATAGTggctatggagtcaggaagacatggggaTAAGGTCCATCACTGACTCCCCCCTCACACTTTAGGTGACTTTTCAGACTGAAGACTAGATGCATGCCAAGAGTTCACATTCCTCTGTTACTATGGTCAGTCTTGGATCTCCAAGGCAGCCATTTGGTCAGTCTCCTGGTTGGAGTCAGTTGGTGATCTCTGGCACCAAGTAGCAGAGCCAACTAGGAAGGACCAACAGCCACGTTCttattttaacattccttttgtAACTTAGGAGGAGAGGTTTTCTGCTTTTAGATGTAGGATCTGAGCTGAGGGGGAGTGCTCCAGGCCACCCTAAAGATTGTTAGTTGAAAGACTGTCCCTTAAGAAAACTTGGCGTCTTTGGTCACTCCCATCATCAGGCTGGCCATTCAGTGCTGGGATCTTCCTAGAAAGAGGTGAAGAAGGGCGTAGATTGGCTCAACTGTCAGCACTCATCCTGACTGTTTAGGGTGTCACAGGCCCCATTCTGAATTGGACCCTGGCTCAGGGGCAGCCTCTCATCTGGTTGTGGTTTGaggcttcctctctctttttcgtCCTTCCAGGAAGTTTGGCTATGTGGAATTTGAATCTGCTGAAGACATGGAGAAGGCTCTGGAACTGAGTGGCTCCAAAGTGCTTGGCTCTGAAATTAAGctggaaaaagcaaaagaaaacaagaaaggtgTGATGAAGGGGAGACTCCTTGGCTTCTTCCCTGTGGGTGGTGGCTCCTGTTCAGGCCCCTCTCAAATCCAGCTGACTGGACCTCTCTTTACTCTAGACCGAGATGCAAGGACACTCTTCGTCAAGAATCTGCCATATAAAGTAACTCAAGAGGAGCTCAAGGAATTGTTTGAGGATGCCATTGAGGTCAGACTGGTCTGCACCAAGGATGGGACCCCTAAAGGGTAGGTTATATTTATGGTGGGGGGGCTCTCAGAACTGAAAATTAATCTACTCTTGTTTAGCTCAAAACAGTGATCTGGTTAGAGAATGTGTGCAGCACAATGCAGTGGAACCCACAGTGAgggtctactgtgtgccaggtgttCTGCCATGGGCTGCATATATAGTCCCTGCACTCTAGGAACTCAGACTCTTAGCCACCTCTGATGACAGGTGTTGATCTCACTGGACGTAGTAAAATGAATTTCTGTCCCCTTGACAAAGCCAGGTGGTAAGGCACTGTGGATTGGGAGTCCCAGTCTCACTTAGTACCTTTGCATCCTTGGGGAATCACTTAGAACCAAAATCCTATTTGGTTTATCTGTATTAGGGAAAAAAgagtttccttttaaaaagtgGATGTTGCTTTCCAGATACAGTTTTTCACCTAGACAGTGAAGCAGCTGCTCCAGGTAGTCCCTGACCCTGGGAGGGTATAAGAACCGTCAAGGGAGTGGGAAGCTCATCACTGCTGATAGAAAAACTGCCCACACGTTAGCACCCACGATCCCTAGGGACCGGACCCCAGGTCTCCTCTCAGCCTTATTGCCCAATGTACGTGTCGATCCCAGAGAAGATTTTTTTGTCTCTGGTACAGTCTGCGGTCTGTCCACCACTGGGTGGTGtgtgccttttttgtatccttccTTTCTTGGAAATGTGGGGTCACTGGCTTGACCACCCACCCCCATTTTCCAGAATTGCCTACGTTGAATTTAAGACTGAAGCAGATGTGGACAAAGCTTTGGAAGAGAAGCAGGGCACTGAGATGGATGGCCGAGCCCTCATTCTGGACTACACAGGGGAGAAGAGCCAAGGACAAGAGAACTCCAGAGGGAAGAACAGTTCCTGGGGTGGGAGCAGCAGCAAGCCGACAGACTCCAAGACGCTGGTGCTGAACAACTTGGCCTACAGCGCCACTGAGGAGAGCCTGCAGGAAGTGTTTGAGAAGGCCACATCCATCAGCTTGCCTCAGAACAACCAAGGCCGACCCAAAGGGTGAGGAGGCCAGCAGGCAGTGGGGGCCAACAGGGTCTTAGAGTCTCTTCCACAGCATCTGAATATCTTGCCTTCCTGCACAGGTATGCATTCATTGAATTTGCCTCGGTGGAAGATGCAAAAGAGGCTTTGAATTCTTGTAACAACATAGAGATTGAGGGCAGAGCCATCCGGCTGGAGCTGAAGGGACAGAAGGCTGCCAATGCTGCCCAGAGGAACCGTAAGTGAAGGGGGTGGGGAGCCGGCTGTCATCTGCataggtagagggagtttcctcagctGGGAGTGGCCAACCCGGTGAAATTCCATTTCCAGGTCTCCCTCCACCTTCAAAAAAAGGGCCTTACAAATTCTGGATTTGaaaaacgggggggggggggggggggggtcttgtTTGCAGCTGAACAAATGATGCTGGATGTGATGACTGATTATCTGAGAATTACTGATGAAATCTCTAGAAAATTCCTCTAGATAGTCAAGTTCTGATCCAGTTCTTGTCTCAGGGCATAACTTGCTAAAGGTCTGGTCACAGCTCACCATGGCCTATGAGCCTACAATGTGCTGAGACAGACTGCAAAGCCTCTTGGTGCCAGAGATGACATGTCAGCTCTTCTTTCCCCAGAGTCCTACAAAACGTTGTTCGTCAAAGGCCTGTCTGAAGACACAACAGAAGAAACATTGAAAGATTCATTTCAAGGCTCTGTGGGTGCCAGGATAGTCACAGACAGGGAGACAGGGTCTTCGAAAGGGTACGAACTAGGAGCCTGTCTGGGGGCCAGAGGTCTGGGTGTCTTCTCAATGAGCTCCTCCCTGTCTACCAGTGACAGGGCTGTGGATTCGCACGAGAAGAACATAAACTTCGCACCATTGTGTTTGTGTCACTTGTTGTCATGGGGGACACTTCTCCGTGGCTGTGAGACAGATGCGTACCTGGGGATCAGGAAGGACAGGCCCAGAAAACAGGGTCACTACAAGTTGGGGGTTGGAGGACATTTGCTATCCTGCTCacagaaatgacttgtctaagaggGGGAGTTTTCCCATGCCACCCTTGACAACCTGTGTGTTTGCTGCTGACACTTATCTAGGTTCGGTTTTGTGGACTTCAACTCGGAGGAAGATGCCAAAGCTGCCAAAGAGGCCATGGAGGATGGAGAGATTGATGGAAACAAAGTGACCCTGGACTGGGCCAAGCCTAGCGGCTTTGGAGGCCGAGGGGGCGGCCGTGGTGGCGGTGGCGGTGGCCGTGGTGGCTTTGGGGGCCGAGGCGGTGGCAGAGGAGGCCGAGGgggctttggaggcagaggccgaGGAAATTTTGGAGGTAAGGGAGAGGCTGCAGATGCTGCAGGCAGAGAGTAAGTCTGGGGGGGTCTTGTGGATGTTCATGAGTTCTTATGGGGGTCTTCTTACACACAGGCCGGGGCGGTTTCCGAGGAGGTCGAGGAGGCGGAGGCGACAACAAGCCACaaggaaaaaagacaaagttCGAATagtttcccccttctctttttcccctgcTATGTGAACGGACTCTGGGAGTTTTCTCCTATCGTCTAATCACTGACGGAGCTTTCTGAGGACATTCCAAGACAGACGGGCAGCCCTCTGGCGTCTTGGACAAACCTGGATGACATTTCAAGGGAGAGAGTGCGGCGGTTTTGACTGGATGGACGTTCCATATAAACTTTTTGCAGAGACGGGTGGTAGCTTTGGGAGGTTACCTTTTTGTCAATGAGTTGTCTTGAGTTTATAATGTTATACCCCATGTacaaaaccatttttttcctACAAATAACTGTAGTGgttttttgttccatttttatccccttttttggctgtaaagaaaaaaggcaaatgttttctcatggttcctgCTTTATAGCAGCCTGTTTTAGGACACATTAAAAGGGCCTAACCTGGTGCCGGACTGTTTCCTAAAGGGCTTTCAATCAAGGCACCAATTGAAGAAGCAGTTGACCCCGGGGAGATGTACCTGTGCATCCTTGGGCTGTCTGCCCATGCACCTTGTGCTCAGTACATCTCCCTGCCCTTTTGTAATCTGGGACATCAGCAATCCCTATTAAGGCCTTTGTGCTGGCAGAGGCAGCAGCCGTGCTCCCCCTTTGCTGGTAGGGCAAGTAGCAGGTGTGGCACCAGCAGAGGTCCTTGGGAGGGGCACTTTGAAAGTCCTAGGATGATAGGCCACCATCTTAGTAAGCAAGTTGTCGAGGAAAGCCTCCAGGGCATTAGTTGATGACTGAGACCCTGCAGTTCCTCCTGAGAAAGTGGAGTCACCTGTCCACAAGAATGAATATTTAAGTCGGTGCCCCAGGAACCATGAAAGAAAGCTGTCAGCAGCCAAGAACTGCCTGGACCCCACCCCCTGATTTCAGAAGAAGTGTGCCTGAAGACTAGGCTGGGGCCCACAAGGATTCCAGGAGGGATGTCCTCTgtgagggagatgggagaaagtACTCAAAATCAAAGCCTGGCCGCCCTGTTGAGGGGAGCTGATAAAGGGAATCCTGTATTAGACAGTAGCTGGTGGAAGGCTTAAGAATAGTGGTGGATGGTCACTGGAGAGAAGCTGGGCCACCATGAGGCTGGGTGGCTAGGAGGCCTTCTGGGGCCAAACTGAGTCCAGATAACCTCCCGTGGTGGGCAAACTGGTCACTGACCAAGACCAAAGAGATACTGTGCATGctgggaaaggagaaatggaagggacacCGCCCATTTTTAGGCAAATCTAGGTGGGCCACCTGCCCAAGGGATCCCTGGCTGGCAGTTCCAAGGGGGAACTTACCTTGGAAACCTGTAGCCATTTTAGAAGTGTCACTAGCAAATGGTTGGGAAAGCTGGGTAGACTCTCCCCAGTAGGTGGCAGCACAGGATCGTCCAAGACATGGCAGCCTCATGCTGCTGCTCCAGGGCTGGCTAGGAGGACAGTCCCAAGCAGTGGTAGGAATGGTGGGGTGGCTGCTCAGAGAACTGTCCAGGCCATGCCTGGCTTCCTAATGGACCACGAAGGCATGGGAAGGTGCGTGTTCACCACATGGGCCATTACCAATGGCTCCTCCCAGGGTTTTGGCATCTTGTGAGTGGGTGCTTAGACCTGTTGTAGGCTAGCAGGGGAATTTTCAGGATTGGTGAGAATAGATAGGCCAAGAAAGGCCCCCTCTTCTGAGGAGTTTAGGGAGTCAACCTTTAAGGGAGTGGAAATGGAAATGGGAGCATCTCCCAGTGTTCAACTTTCTAGGGTCGTAGATTTGGAAGCAGTTTGGAACGTTATGCCATCAAAGACTTCTCCCTCTTAGGGGTAAGGAAGGGATATGACCCTGGTGCAGGGTGTGAGGGGCACAGGTctctttatttaatttgtttttagttttcaacctttaCTATTacagattttgaattccaagttttcctactcaacatggcatgcaatctgatttaagtctatacatgtacaatcatatcagacacgtttccacattagtcatgtgaaaaaagaatcagaacaaaaaggaaaaaccacaagagaaaaaagaaaatggtctgcttcaatgTGCATTGACTCTAGttctctctggatgtgaatagcatgtTACATCgggagtcttttggagttgtcttagatcttgcattgctgagaggagctaagttTTATCAGTCGTTGGCACAACGTGGCTGttagtgtacaatgttcttcttggttctgcttctcttattcagcatcagttgatacaagtctttccaggtttttctgaaatctgctggCTTATCGTTACTTACGGAACAGgaatattccattacgttcatataccataacttgttcagccgttccccaactGACAGCCATCCCCCTAATTTCCAATTctctaccaccacaaaaagagctgttacatttttgtacacgtgggtccatttcccatttgtatgatctctgggacacagacctagaagtgctattggtgggtcaaagggtatacagttttatagcactttgggcgtagttctaaattgctttccagaatggttgaatgagttcacaactctaccaacaatgcattagtgttccagtttttccacatcttcaacatttatcaattccctgttttgtcatattagccaatctgataggtgtaaggtggtacctcagagttttgatttgcatttgtctaatcgatagtgacttagagcatttttatatgactatatatagctttaaatttcttcctctgaaaactgcctgttcaaatcctttatGAATTGGggagtaatttgtatttttataaattggacTTAGctctctattttagaaatgaggccattatcagaaacctgctgtaaaaattgtttcccagctttctgcttccctcctgatgTTTGCAATTGGCTTTCTTTCCCAGGCTTCTTTCCAGCAGGTCCCCTCCTCAGGGGCCTTACTTGTCCAGGGATGCTGCTACAACAGCGAGCTAGCTTCACCATTCTGTACAAAGGATGTGGCCTTGAGAATTGGTGACCAGGAAGGAGGTGTCCAGCATCTCACAGTTGTGTCCTTAGTCTCCATCCTTCAGTATAGGCTCAAACTGACAAAAGGTCTTAATGGTCACctagtccagtcccttcatttaaAGGATGAGGCCCAGTGAGTTTCAGTGTGCCTAAAGTCACAAAAGTGTTGGGATATGTGAGCCCAGGTCCTGCCTTCAGGTGCAAGCCTGCTTCATCAATTTTGGCCTTTCCATTtaacaggaaagaaggggagggttGGGGAATATCCCTTTGGGTAAAAGGACTAGAACATGATATTGACAGGTTGGATAGTTGAATCTGGTGGGGACCTAAGAAAAGTCCTAAACTCTCAGATTCAAATACGCTTGCCCAGAGGCAGGAGTGAAAGTCTCCCACAGCTTGAGGTGAGGGCTCTTTGGGAGGTGAAAACCAAAACCCCaccttgggggagaggggaggcttGGCTGCAGGGGTCCCAAGAGGCAGGGCTGGGAGGAAGGTGCAGTCACACatccccttttcattttacagatgtagggGAGGCCTAGGGAGGACTTAAAGGTCATCCAGGTAGGAAGGAGCAGAGAGCTGGGACCTACACCTTAAGGAAGGTGTGGACAACTGCTCCCAAAGGGAGCATCTGCATGGTGAAGGATCTGGGAGTATTCATAAGAAGGGATATGATAGCAATCCTCAGCTAGTTATTTGAAGGTTTATGAAAAAGTGGGAGAAGAGTTCTCCAAA
The DNA window shown above is from Notamacropus eugenii isolate mMacEug1 chromosome 2, mMacEug1.pri_v2, whole genome shotgun sequence and carries:
- the NCL gene encoding nucleolin, which produces MVKLGKAAKNQAEPKKMAPPPKEVDDSEDEDMSEDEEESSGEEVVVPQKKGKKAVVATPAKKVPPAKKAVAAAMPAKKAAVTPGKKVSTPTPAKKAATPAKAAITPGKKGATPAKLAATPAKAAAPPAKGAKNGKNAKKEDSESEEDDSEDEEDEEFEPPKVTKMGATPAKQDSEDEEEEEEEEDEDSDEDEEDEDDSEEEAMDTTPAKGKKAKESEEEEEEEDDDEDDEDDEDEEEEEEEEEEEEEEEEEEVPVKEAPGKRKKEMGKQKAPEAKKQKMDAEASTNFNLFAGNLNFNKSAAELKTGITDFFTKKDLTVVDVRIGATRKFGYVEFESAEDMEKALELSGSKVLGSEIKLEKAKENKKDRDARTLFVKNLPYKVTQEELKELFEDAIEVRLVCTKDGTPKGIAYVEFKTEADVDKALEEKQGTEMDGRALILDYTGEKSQGQENSRGKNSSWGGSSSKPTDSKTLVLNNLAYSATEESLQEVFEKATSISLPQNNQGRPKGYAFIEFASVEDAKEALNSCNNIEIEGRAIRLELKGQKAANAAQRNQSYKTLFVKGLSEDTTEETLKDSFQGSVGARIVTDRETGSSKGFGFVDFNSEEDAKAAKEAMEDGEIDGNKVTLDWAKPSGFGGRGGGRGGGGGGRGGFGGRGGGRGGRGGFGGRGRGNFGGRGGFRGGRGGGGDNKPQGKKTKFE